From a region of the Zingiber officinale cultivar Zhangliang chromosome 4B, Zo_v1.1, whole genome shotgun sequence genome:
- the LOC121976379 gene encoding DEAD-box ATP-dependent RNA helicase 7-like, with the protein MPYLLSSQSVLAEETMLVKEKSTIFKKRKADDDEEESNPVSDSTMSKRPKMMEEGEEADLDDPNALSKFRISNVLRQTLNSNGIKALFPIQAMTFDLILDGFDLVGRARTGQGKTLAFVLPMLESLTNGMLKTSRKTGYGRSPSVLVLLPTRELAKQVHSDFEIYGRAVGLSSCCLYGGSPFRAQVMSIRAGVDIVVGTPGRVKDHIQRNTLDLKNLNFRVLDEADEMLKMGFVDDVELILRKVEDASKVQTLLFSATLPDWVKKISARFLKKDKKTADLVGNQKMKASASVRHLVLPCSLSVRQKLIPHIINSYSSGGRTIVFTETKRSAADLGQLLPGARALHGDISQDKREFILAGFRAGRFLVLVATNVAARGLDINDVQLVIQSEPPRDVEDYIHRSGRTGRAGNTGVAILLYEPKGKYHISRIERDSGVKFEQISAPESAGIIESAESLAANATPNSFDRFSQGRGGNRFSDGRGRRGGRGGGRGGGFGRGGNRFNWRK; encoded by the exons ATGCCTTATCTCCTCTCATCTCAATCTGTCCTCGCTGAGGAGACGATGCTTGTGAAGGAGAAGAGTACGATTTTTAAGAAGCGGAAGGCCGATGATGACGAGGAGGAGAGCAATCCCGTATCTGATTCCACTATGTCGAAGAGGCCGAAGATGATGGAGGAGGGCGAGGAAGCGGATCTGGATGATCCGAATGCCTTGTCCAAGTTTAGGATCTCAAACGTCTTGAGACAGACCTTGAACTCGAACGGAATAAAGGCTCTGTTTCCCATCCAAGCCATGACTTTTGATCTCATTCTCGATGGGTTTGATTTGGTCGGCCGAGCACGGACTGGTCAG GGTAAGACCTTGGCTTTTGTGCTGCCTATGTTGGAGTCTTTGACAAATGGAATGCTCAAGACATCAAGAAAGACTGGTTATGGAAGGTCTCCTAGTGTTTTGGTACTTCTTCCAACCCGAGAACTTGCAAAACAG GTGCACTCAGACTTTGAGATCTATGGTCGAGCAGTGGGGTTATCTTCATGCTGTTTGTATGGTGGATCTCCTTTCCGTGCTCAAGTAATGTCAATAAGAGCGGGGGTTGATATTGTTGTTGGAACTCCAGGACGTGTAAAG GATCACATACAGAGAAATACTCTTGAcctgaaaaatttaaatttccgcGTGCTTGACGAAGCAGATGAAATGTTGAAAATGGGTTTCGTGGATGACGTGGAACTGATTCTCC GTAAAGTTGAGGATGCTAGCAAAGTTCAAACTCTCCTCTTTAGTGCTACCTTACCTGACTGGGTTAAGAAG ATATCGGCAAGGTTTCTTAAGAAAGATAAGAAAACAGCCGACCTAGTAGGCAATCAAAAAATGAAGGCTTCTGCCAGTGTTAGACATCTTGTTCTTCCCTGTTCTCTTTCTGTCAGACAAAAACTTATTCCACATATTATCAATTCCTATAGCAG TGGTGGCCGAACTATTGTTTTCACTGAGACAAAAAGATCCGCAGCTGACCTTGGTCAATTGTTACCTGGTGCACGGGCTCTGCATGGAGACATATCTCAAGACAAGCGAGAA TTCATACTAGCTGGATTTAGAGCTGGCCGGTTTTTGGTTTTGGTTGCTACGAATGTGGCTGCGCGGGGACTCGACATCAATGATGTGCAGTTGGTTATACAG TCTGAGCCCCCACGTGATGTCGAAGATTACATCCATCGTTCCGGGCGAACTGGAAGAGCTG GCAATACCGGTGTTGCAATTCTATTATATGAACCAAAAGGCAAGTACCATATTTCTCGAATCGAAAGAGACTCAGGTGTTAAGTTTGAGCAGATCTCCGCACCTGAGTCTGCTGGTATTATTGAATCCGCTGAATCTCTAGCAGCCAATGCTACCCCAAACTCTTTCGACAG ATTCTCCCAAGGTAGAGGTGGCAATAGATTCTCTGATGGACGAGGTCGTAGAGGTGGTCGCGGAGGAGGCCGTGGTGGAGGCTTCGGCCGTGGAGGTAACAGATTTAACTGGAGGAAGTGA